In one Pleomorphomonas sp. T1.2MG-36 genomic region, the following are encoded:
- a CDS encoding exopolysaccharide biosynthesis protein, translating to MMAGSEARGYASSVLHRIAADISHRDRVSFGELLHHLGQSGFGLALIALALPAMIPIPGPFGMATGSCLVLIAFQMLLGWQRLALPRFLAERHLATDGVRAVIMRALPWVKRFEAMVRQGRWRSLTGRSSHVLVGIPVLLLAVVLALPIPFGNVGPVVSLLVIGLSLVSRDGLALMVGLVLTLATFIWTGVLIVAGAHILAYLGSFFT from the coding sequence ATGATGGCTGGCAGCGAAGCCCGCGGTTATGCCTCGTCGGTGCTTCATCGCATTGCGGCCGATATCTCCCACCGCGACCGGGTGTCGTTCGGCGAGCTGTTGCATCATCTGGGGCAAAGCGGCTTCGGCCTCGCTCTGATCGCGCTGGCTCTCCCGGCCATGATCCCCATCCCCGGACCGTTCGGCATGGCGACCGGCAGTTGCCTGGTGCTGATCGCCTTTCAGATGCTGCTGGGCTGGCAACGGCTTGCCCTGCCTCGCTTCCTCGCCGAACGGCATCTCGCCACCGATGGCGTGAGGGCGGTCATCATGCGGGCGTTGCCCTGGGTGAAGCGGTTCGAGGCCATGGTGAGGCAGGGACGCTGGCGTTCTCTGACTGGCCGGTCGAGCCACGTGCTGGTGGGCATTCCGGTGTTGCTCCTCGCCGTGGTTCTGGCGTTGCCCATTCCCTTCGGCAACGTCGGCCCGGTTGTCAGCCTTCTGGTGATCGGCCTGTCGCTGGTGTCCCGCGACGGCTTGGCTCTCATGGTCGGCCTTGTTCTGACGTTGGCGACCTTTATCTGGACGGGCGTGTTGATCGTTGCCGGCGCCCACATCCTGGCCTACCTCGGCAGCTTCTTTACCTGA
- a CDS encoding NADH:ubiquinone oxidoreductase subunit NDUFA12: MTFKELLIEIFTWWNGQTLGTRFYTWRKGQRVGEDEFGNVYYQTKGGERRWVIYKGEADASKITPDWHGWMHHRVNVPPTAETYRRRDWQKPHKPNMTGTAAAYRPKGSLASVEGRPVVTGDYDAWTPGS, from the coding sequence ATGACCTTCAAGGAACTGCTGATCGAAATCTTCACCTGGTGGAACGGGCAGACCCTCGGCACCCGCTTCTATACCTGGCGCAAGGGCCAGCGCGTCGGCGAGGACGAGTTCGGCAACGTCTACTACCAGACGAAAGGTGGCGAGCGCCGCTGGGTGATCTACAAGGGCGAGGCCGATGCCTCGAAGATCACGCCCGATTGGCACGGCTGGATGCATCATCGCGTCAATGTGCCGCCGACCGCCGAGACCTACCGCCGGCGCGATTGGCAGAAGCCGCATAAGCCCAACATGACCGGAACGGCCGCCGCCTATCGCCCCAAGGGATCGCTCGCCTCGGTCGAGGGACGCCCCGTGGTCACCGGCGACTACGACGCCTGGACACCGGGCTCCTGA
- a CDS encoding tlde1 domain-containing protein gives MATLAAYSSGYEPISIKLPFRIAGLPVVAAVTVAAAVWIGLSLTAVGTVSESLSTARQSIYDSGLSVRPLPSTLAPAKKPTKFEKMPAIVGPASADLSADAILLSRQNKATAAVAMRLAEAAAGLRQRQFEARFLSNASLAARTELAVRHDGLAAPDAGPRVPVAVAEAPLPVPRPAAPAKPVEVAPEAPKVAAAIPTVAAPQAEPEKKEKPAAALVDPKPRAEVAIAAPPLGRPGVAIYDITAGIVHMPNGEKLEAHSGLGAYMDDVRYIHVKMRGPTPPGTYRLTMRESLFHGVEAIRLTPVDGKKPFGRDGLLAHTYMLRKPGESNGCVSFRDYARFLTAFKRGEVKQMVVVPRLGNKSEPKVASLFSWFGG, from the coding sequence ATGGCGACGTTGGCAGCCTATTCAAGCGGTTACGAGCCGATTTCCATCAAACTGCCGTTCCGTATCGCAGGCTTGCCGGTCGTCGCCGCGGTGACCGTCGCCGCGGCCGTCTGGATCGGTCTTAGCCTCACCGCCGTCGGCACCGTCAGCGAGAGCCTTTCGACGGCCCGGCAGTCGATCTACGATTCCGGCCTCTCGGTCCGTCCATTGCCGTCAACGCTGGCGCCAGCAAAGAAGCCCACCAAGTTCGAGAAAATGCCGGCCATCGTCGGGCCTGCCTCCGCCGACCTCTCTGCCGACGCCATCCTGCTGTCCCGGCAGAACAAGGCGACGGCCGCCGTCGCCATGCGCCTTGCCGAAGCGGCAGCCGGACTGCGGCAAAGGCAGTTCGAGGCGCGTTTCCTCTCCAACGCCTCGCTGGCTGCCCGCACCGAACTGGCTGTCCGGCATGACGGCCTGGCGGCACCCGACGCCGGCCCACGCGTGCCGGTGGCCGTTGCCGAAGCGCCCCTGCCCGTGCCGCGCCCAGCCGCTCCGGCCAAGCCGGTTGAGGTTGCCCCGGAAGCGCCGAAGGTCGCCGCCGCCATACCGACGGTTGCCGCCCCTCAGGCCGAGCCGGAGAAGAAGGAGAAGCCGGCCGCCGCCCTCGTCGATCCGAAGCCGAGAGCCGAGGTGGCCATCGCCGCGCCGCCCCTCGGCCGCCCGGGCGTTGCGATCTACGACATCACGGCCGGCATCGTTCACATGCCCAATGGCGAGAAGCTGGAAGCCCACTCCGGCCTGGGCGCCTACATGGATGACGTGCGCTACATTCACGTCAAGATGCGCGGTCCCACGCCACCGGGCACCTACAGGCTCACCATGCGCGAGAGCCTGTTCCACGGCGTCGAGGCGATCCGCCTGACGCCCGTCGACGGAAAGAAGCCGTTCGGCCGCGACGGGCTGCTGGCCCACACCTACATGCTGCGCAAGCCCGGCGAGTCCAACGGCTGCGTGTCGTTCCGCGACTACGCGCGCTTCCTGACCGCCTTCAAGCGGGGTGAAGTCAAGCAGATGGTTGTGGTGCCTCGCCTGGGCAACAAGTCGGAGCCCAAGGTCGCCTCGCTGTTTTCCTGGTTCGGCGGCTGA
- the aat gene encoding leucyl/phenylalanyl-tRNA--protein transferase translates to MADRTSSVPTLTADILLKAYAVGMFPMAESADDPNLFWIEPEWRGVIPLDGFRVPHRLARTVRRDGFEMRVDTDFSGVVDGCAAPAPGREKTWINATIRKLYGELFRRGHCHTVESWQDGRLVGGLYGVSVGGAFFGESMFSTVTDASKVALVHLVARLRAGGYKLLDTQFVTEHLARFGTIEVPKRIYAQRLQAALAAHGDFHALGPSVSGEEALRFMPAPESTAP, encoded by the coding sequence ATGGCGGATCGGACATCGAGCGTGCCGACGCTCACGGCGGATATTTTGCTCAAGGCCTACGCCGTAGGCATGTTTCCGATGGCTGAGAGCGCCGACGATCCCAACCTGTTCTGGATCGAACCGGAGTGGCGCGGCGTCATTCCGCTCGACGGCTTCCGGGTTCCCCACCGCCTTGCCCGCACGGTCAGGCGCGATGGCTTCGAAATGCGGGTCGACACCGATTTTTCCGGCGTGGTCGACGGCTGCGCCGCGCCTGCGCCGGGGCGTGAGAAGACCTGGATCAACGCCACCATCCGCAAGCTCTATGGCGAACTGTTCCGGCGCGGACATTGTCACACCGTCGAGAGCTGGCAGGACGGGCGGCTGGTTGGAGGGCTCTACGGCGTATCCGTCGGAGGCGCTTTTTTCGGCGAGAGCATGTTCTCGACGGTCACCGACGCCTCGAAGGTGGCTCTGGTGCACCTGGTGGCGCGACTGCGGGCGGGCGGCTACAAGCTGCTCGACACCCAGTTCGTCACCGAACATCTCGCCCGCTTCGGTACGATCGAAGTTCCGAAGCGCATCTACGCCCAGCGCCTGCAGGCGGCGCTCGCCGCGCATGGCGATTTCCATGCTTTGGGACCGTCGGTTTCCGGCGAGGAAGCGCTCCGCTTTATGCCGGCGCCGGAGTCGACCGCCCCCTGA
- a CDS encoding DUF2155 domain-containing protein: MTIKFLLPLAALGLTTALAGPAAAEKIANKVAVFTGLDKITGRTIDFDVYVDETVRFGTLRVTPKVCYSRPATEAAETDGFVEVEEITLDNEIKRIFSGWMFAASPGLNAVEHPVYDVWLIGCHMDSDVPPPVANAADVRVAVSNQIGAGAGNVDDGAPVVLTFVGGIPLPPDKPSMPSMMMEEAPPPETAPAESTDGQILD; this comes from the coding sequence ATGACGATCAAGTTTCTTCTCCCGCTTGCCGCCCTTGGCCTGACCACCGCCCTCGCCGGCCCGGCCGCAGCCGAGAAGATCGCCAACAAGGTGGCCGTCTTCACCGGGCTCGACAAGATTACCGGCCGGACGATCGATTTCGACGTCTATGTCGACGAGACCGTGCGCTTCGGTACGCTGCGCGTGACGCCGAAGGTCTGCTACAGCCGCCCGGCCACGGAAGCCGCCGAGACCGACGGGTTCGTAGAGGTGGAAGAGATCACCCTCGACAACGAGATCAAGCGCATTTTCTCCGGTTGGATGTTCGCAGCGAGCCCCGGTCTCAACGCCGTCGAGCACCCGGTCTACGATGTCTGGCTGATCGGCTGCCACATGGACAGCGACGTTCCGCCGCCGGTGGCCAATGCTGCGGACGTGCGTGTCGCGGTTTCCAACCAGATCGGGGCCGGCGCCGGAAACGTCGACGATGGAGCGCCGGTGGTGCTGACCTTCGTCGGCGGCATTCCGCTTCCGCCGGACAAGCCCAGCATGCCCAGCATGATGATGGAAGAAGCGCCGCCGCCGGAAACGGCGCCCGCCGAGAGCACGGACGGCCAGATTCTCGACTGA
- a CDS encoding GNAT family N-acetyltransferase translates to MLSDKTAIAPLLATPGLERSSFQSPAWFDAWFATFQPSGLECCVAVIRKAEGGQPLFLLPLVRERCYGLTVLTLPDRGVSDYHSALVSPEFTPDRDTMGRLWGALVAMLPPADILSIERVLPENAARMGTAHLMRPSRHAAHALPIDADFETIRERRFDPSTSRRLVKNRRKLEHKGRLEFDFATGPDVLPELDHLLEWRRQRFQDVNDDNETAVQRTFYRRLISQGKLAHVGRLRLDDELVAGCLGLIDGTGIHVLVIAYNPQFANWAPGLLMVESCIATAEKMGLAVFDLTIGDESYKQLFGADSIGLFDLRQPLSLRGRVALALVALKPKVKRLLEKVGLFELVQRLRGRASAKS, encoded by the coding sequence GTGCTCTCTGATAAAACTGCCATTGCCCCACTCCTCGCCACTCCCGGCCTCGAGCGAAGCTCATTCCAGTCCCCCGCCTGGTTCGATGCCTGGTTCGCCACGTTCCAGCCGTCGGGCCTCGAATGCTGCGTCGCTGTCATTCGCAAGGCAGAGGGTGGCCAACCGCTGTTCCTGCTGCCGCTCGTCCGGGAGAGGTGCTACGGGCTCACCGTGCTCACCCTGCCCGATCGCGGCGTCAGCGACTATCATTCGGCGCTGGTCAGTCCGGAGTTCACGCCGGACCGTGATACGATGGGCCGCCTATGGGGCGCTCTCGTGGCAATGCTGCCGCCTGCCGACATCCTGTCGATCGAGCGGGTTCTGCCCGAGAACGCGGCGCGCATGGGCACCGCCCACCTCATGCGCCCCTCGCGCCATGCGGCCCATGCGCTGCCGATCGACGCTGATTTCGAGACGATCCGCGAGCGCCGCTTCGATCCGTCTACGAGCCGCCGGCTTGTCAAGAATCGTCGCAAGTTGGAGCACAAGGGGCGGCTGGAGTTCGACTTCGCGACGGGGCCGGACGTCCTTCCCGAGCTCGACCACCTGCTCGAATGGCGCCGCCAGCGCTTTCAGGATGTGAACGACGACAACGAGACGGCCGTCCAACGCACCTTCTATCGACGCCTGATTTCCCAGGGGAAGCTGGCGCATGTCGGCCGCCTGCGTCTCGACGATGAACTGGTGGCCGGCTGCCTCGGGCTGATCGACGGGACCGGCATCCACGTTCTGGTCATCGCCTATAACCCGCAATTCGCCAACTGGGCGCCCGGCCTCCTGATGGTGGAGAGCTGCATAGCCACCGCCGAGAAGATGGGCCTTGCCGTTTTCGACCTGACGATCGGCGACGAGAGCTACAAGCAGTTGTTCGGAGCCGACAGCATCGGCCTGTTCGATCTTCGCCAGCCCCTGTCGCTCCGTGGCCGCGTTGCGCTCGCCCTTGTCGCATTGAAACCGAAGGTCAAGCGCCTGCTTGAGAAGGTTGGTCTGTTCGAACTCGTCCAGCGCCTGCGAGGGAGGGCGTCGGCGAAAAGCTGA
- a CDS encoding lipid kinase: MERALILANPHSRSAGAGVDAAAAELHKAGIDVLRPAWREGESLSTAIERCGDKADFVVIAGGDGSLNAAAPALIETGLPLGILPGGTANDLARTLGLPLDMVGAAKVIAAGRIRAIDVGEVNGKPFFNVASLGMSASLADRLTRETKRRWGRLAYALTATEVLIEARRFGAVIRPDEGDEVTVRSLQIAVGNGRHYGGGMVVEESAQIDDGRLDLYSLEFRDVWKLPFMAFAFRKGRHGLVDDVRTMSGPGFEIRTREPMPVNADGEIVTQTPAVFRVRPGAIRVFVP; encoded by the coding sequence ATGGAACGCGCCCTTATCCTTGCCAATCCGCACAGTCGCTCGGCCGGTGCCGGTGTCGATGCCGCCGCCGCCGAGCTGCACAAGGCGGGCATCGACGTTTTGAGACCGGCTTGGCGCGAGGGCGAGTCGCTGTCGACAGCCATCGAGCGCTGCGGCGACAAGGCCGATTTCGTGGTGATTGCCGGCGGCGACGGCAGCCTCAACGCGGCGGCGCCGGCGCTGATCGAAACCGGCTTGCCGCTGGGCATCCTGCCCGGAGGGACCGCCAACGATCTTGCCCGCACCCTCGGGCTGCCGCTCGACATGGTCGGCGCGGCGAAGGTGATCGCCGCCGGACGCATCCGCGCGATCGATGTCGGCGAGGTCAACGGCAAGCCCTTCTTCAACGTCGCCAGCCTTGGCATGAGCGCCAGCCTCGCCGATCGGTTGACCCGCGAGACCAAGCGTCGCTGGGGGCGGCTCGCCTACGCGCTGACGGCGACGGAAGTGCTGATCGAGGCGCGACGCTTCGGCGCCGTCATTCGCCCCGACGAAGGCGACGAGGTCACCGTTCGCTCGCTTCAGATCGCCGTCGGCAATGGCCGACACTATGGTGGAGGCATGGTCGTCGAGGAGTCGGCTCAGATCGACGACGGTCGTCTCGACCTTTACTCCCTCGAGTTCCGGGATGTCTGGAAGCTGCCCTTCATGGCGTTCGCCTTCCGCAAAGGCCGGCATGGGCTTGTCGACGACGTGCGGACGATGAGCGGTCCGGGCTTCGAGATCCGTACCCGCGAGCCGATGCCGGTCAACGCCGACGGCGAGATCGTCACCCAGACGCCGGCGGTCTTTCGCGTGCGGCCGGGTGCCATTCGGGTCTTCGTCCCTTAG
- a CDS encoding response regulator — MPHHATYAVPNEALDVAVIDDSKTMQTIIRSMLNAMKVRRVRLFDSTEAALHSMLHEPPNLIISDWRAGLVSGHQLLRMVRARFMEPLCYVPVIILTATPTRAIIDKAMGAGANLIVVKPISPAIMQERISWLQRDQRQLVLGPRGAFEIEGVRETMMAQKERAAAVRKAATTKPARKPDSAPAPISPQTVGNGNMPADQWQAFLRTKEQLERKAGLKPDDGATAPKPAVKPAWTAQRRG, encoded by the coding sequence ATGCCGCATCACGCCACCTATGCCGTTCCCAACGAGGCGCTGGATGTAGCGGTCATCGACGATTCCAAGACCATGCAGACCATCATCCGCTCCATGCTGAATGCCATGAAGGTGCGGCGCGTCCGGTTGTTCGACAGCACCGAGGCAGCCTTGCATTCCATGCTGCACGAGCCGCCCAATCTCATCATCAGCGATTGGAGAGCCGGCCTTGTCAGCGGGCACCAGTTGCTGCGCATGGTGCGCGCCCGCTTCATGGAGCCGCTCTGCTACGTCCCGGTCATCATCCTCACCGCAACGCCGACTCGCGCCATCATCGACAAGGCGATGGGCGCAGGCGCCAACCTGATCGTGGTCAAGCCCATCTCACCGGCGATCATGCAGGAACGCATCAGTTGGCTGCAGCGCGATCAACGCCAACTGGTTCTCGGCCCGCGCGGCGCCTTCGAGATCGAGGGCGTGCGCGAAACGATGATGGCCCAGAAGGAGCGCGCCGCCGCCGTGCGCAAGGCGGCGACCACCAAGCCCGCCCGCAAGCCGGACAGCGCGCCGGCGCCCATCTCTCCCCAGACGGTGGGCAACGGAAACATGCCCGCCGACCAGTGGCAGGCATTCCTGCGCACCAAGGAGCAGCTCGAACGCAAGGCCGGCCTCAAGCCAGACGATGGCGCCACCGCACCGAAGCCGGCGGTCAAGCCGGCCTGGACGGCACAGCGCCGAGGGTGA
- the hemG gene encoding menaquinone-dependent protoporphyrinogen IX dehydrogenase has translation MMPERPRIALYYASHDGQTRKIVDRLAGHLAGHGVGASVVDLSASPSPTIDTKADLVLLAAAIRYGFHLRDARRFLERLRAEVPDSRIGVVSVNLTARKPGRQTAQGNVYLRNWLKRTGLSPAFAAAVAGKLDYPAYRWFDRTMIRAIMTISGGPTDPSTVIEYTDWAAVESLAVELAVLVKATL, from the coding sequence ATGATGCCGGAACGGCCCAGAATTGCCCTTTACTATGCGAGCCACGACGGGCAGACGCGCAAGATCGTGGACCGCCTTGCCGGTCACCTCGCCGGGCATGGCGTCGGCGCCTCCGTCGTCGACCTTTCGGCAAGTCCATCTCCGACAATCGATACCAAGGCGGACCTGGTGCTGCTTGCCGCCGCCATTCGCTACGGCTTCCACTTGCGAGATGCGCGACGGTTTCTCGAGCGGCTGCGGGCGGAGGTACCCGACAGCCGAATCGGCGTGGTTTCGGTCAATCTCACGGCCCGCAAGCCCGGACGGCAGACGGCACAAGGCAACGTCTATTTGCGCAACTGGCTGAAGCGGACCGGTCTCAGCCCGGCCTTCGCGGCGGCGGTGGCCGGCAAGCTCGACTATCCAGCCTATCGCTGGTTCGACAGGACGATGATCCGGGCGATCATGACCATTTCCGGCGGCCCCACCGATCCCTCGACCGTCATCGAGTACACCGACTGGGCAGCCGTCGAATCGCTGGCCGTGGAACTGGCCGTGCTCGTCAAGGCCACGTTGTAA
- a CDS encoding nucleoside hydrolase, protein MSPRSIIIDTDPGQDDAVAFMLALAFPEAIDVLGITTVAGNVGLAKTSTNALKLLELVGRTDIPVFAGASAPFAVKLETAEYVHGETGLNGWTFPDPVTPLRPEFAPDFIVEAVMSRPEKSVTLVPLGPLTNIAMAIAREPRIATRLDKIVLMGGANVEGGNSTPAAEFNIWVDPHAAQRVFRSGAEIVVMSLDVTHQALIRKSWLADLAALKRKAAEAFVGLLSFYERFDEQKYGSDGGPLHDPTTIAYLLKPELFEGKFVNVEIETTPGLCFGQTVVDRWAVTGREKNATWITKIDADGFFELILEAFRRLP, encoded by the coding sequence ATGTCTCCACGCTCGATCATCATCGACACCGATCCCGGTCAGGACGACGCCGTCGCCTTCATGCTGGCGCTCGCCTTTCCCGAGGCGATCGACGTGCTGGGCATCACTACCGTGGCGGGCAACGTCGGCCTCGCCAAGACGTCGACCAATGCGCTGAAGCTCCTGGAACTCGTCGGCCGCACCGACATTCCGGTATTTGCCGGTGCGTCGGCGCCGTTCGCCGTGAAGCTGGAGACTGCCGAATATGTGCATGGCGAGACCGGCCTCAACGGCTGGACCTTCCCCGATCCGGTGACGCCGCTTCGTCCGGAGTTCGCACCGGACTTCATCGTCGAGGCGGTGATGAGCCGGCCTGAGAAGTCGGTGACGCTGGTGCCGCTCGGCCCGCTCACCAACATCGCCATGGCCATCGCCCGCGAGCCGCGCATCGCCACCCGCCTCGACAAGATCGTTCTGATGGGCGGCGCCAATGTCGAAGGCGGCAACTCGACGCCGGCGGCCGAATTCAACATCTGGGTCGACCCACATGCCGCCCAGAGGGTGTTCCGCTCGGGCGCCGAGATCGTGGTGATGTCGCTCGACGTCACCCATCAGGCGTTGATCCGGAAGTCCTGGCTCGCCGATCTTGCCGCGCTGAAGCGCAAGGCCGCCGAGGCATTCGTCGGGCTCCTCTCGTTCTATGAGCGCTTCGACGAACAGAAGTACGGCTCGGACGGTGGTCCGCTGCATGATCCGACCACCATCGCCTATCTTCTCAAGCCCGAGCTCTTCGAAGGCAAGTTCGTCAACGTCGAGATCGAGACGACGCCCGGCCTGTGCTTCGGCCAGACCGTGGTCGATCGCTGGGCGGTGACTGGGCGCGAGAAGAATGCCACCTGGATCACCAAAATCGACGCCGATGGCTTCTTCGAGCTGATTCTGGAAGCATTCCGGCGTCTGCCCTGA